In the genome of Pseudobacteriovorax antillogorgiicola, one region contains:
- a CDS encoding S8 family serine peptidase has translation MKTSLPIVLGLLGVLTMTGCSNSKKNKDDAQATIESKEGQDLNSVSGRPAEVEQFLATVQFSEPALLTSSRYTNGKHVVDEALKERILNEHQQFKEMLEYLSPAIKIIHEYKMVLNGMTVLVPGKYQDRFYQMTSSMNAQSFKPQLIERADIQEEAAFRNSWGEVTSASFINASAFQSQFNARGEGIKVGIIDTGIDYTHKMFGGLGDATAYQNNDPKLIEDQSFPTAKVAGGYDFVGESYNSGGLTWDQRLPQPDPDPLDIGGHGTHVAGTVAGLGDGVNTYDGVAPKASLYALKVFGTSGSTSDSVVIAALEYAADPNGDLDPADKLDVVNLSLGGAFGSPNSLYDIAMRNLTIGRIMPVISAGNSGDRPYIVGSPSTTAESISVAASVDAMDHNWRSPALKAGFSGGDESVMGYAPSAITIPADGFSEAKALVDLGLGTSAPDDDTKADLLGKFALISRGETSFCSKGLIAQDGGAAGFVVYNNAAGDPITMGGDCMLQIPGVMISLADGDAIKEAMNGGDVMVTLDAGVFEEAPENIDKIAGFSSRGPRSIDSLLKPEITAPGVEIVSAAVGSGFRGVRFGGTSMAAPHVAGAAALLRQAFPNASVAELKSRMMNTSLTMKQDETNLYPLSRQGAGRIDILRAAQTPATVSPSALSLGQVSAGAERAIRVQFRVENSSDESQTFQVLAQSLSPELRMSFPSMVSVGAGEATMVRGDVHIESPYNAVPVTEIDGFVNLVQNSSVVLKIPVHGVRVKAADIRADRLTVASSSVDYVDAPAHTKVSNDGNAPGEALIFNLLAQDERAARNLKSSDRTFCDLQSVGYRVVDDWTSPLGGRYLDIAFKLYNPVTDWIFCQPTALIDMDGDELADFEVFGSDVQSYSLQIASEDNTNSILVDAERMRDIRRNYDLNFFPGQELDFGDAILDLQAYQTYNFSTVAMLRINLEAFDNQWQEMKLMPGVLSSWRGRAGDDFVSKWQSVYIDPAESSFFNFDPQFTVRAGDFEDLDLVKGIGQEPLILFYPQNAANFSVQQNDMQSQVLKPRYQF, from the coding sequence ATGAAAACATCGCTCCCTATCGTATTAGGTTTGCTCGGTGTCCTGACAATGACAGGCTGTAGCAATTCTAAGAAAAACAAAGATGATGCCCAGGCAACTATAGAAAGTAAGGAGGGCCAAGATCTAAATTCCGTTTCAGGACGGCCTGCTGAGGTCGAGCAGTTCTTGGCAACGGTGCAATTTAGTGAGCCTGCTTTGCTTACGAGTAGCCGATACACGAATGGCAAACATGTCGTGGATGAAGCCCTAAAAGAGCGTATTCTTAATGAACATCAGCAATTCAAAGAGATGTTGGAATATCTATCACCGGCAATCAAAATCATTCATGAATACAAGATGGTTCTTAATGGGATGACAGTCTTGGTTCCTGGTAAGTATCAGGATCGTTTCTATCAAATGACGAGTTCAATGAACGCCCAATCGTTTAAGCCTCAGCTTATCGAACGAGCAGATATCCAGGAAGAAGCAGCCTTTCGTAATTCCTGGGGTGAGGTGACATCGGCATCATTTATCAATGCGAGTGCTTTTCAAAGCCAGTTTAACGCACGAGGAGAGGGTATCAAGGTCGGTATTATCGATACCGGTATTGACTATACCCACAAGATGTTTGGCGGGCTTGGTGATGCGACAGCTTATCAGAACAATGATCCCAAGCTTATCGAAGATCAGTCATTCCCAACTGCCAAGGTAGCCGGCGGCTATGATTTCGTGGGTGAATCCTATAATTCAGGGGGGCTCACTTGGGACCAACGACTCCCACAACCTGATCCCGATCCATTGGATATCGGTGGCCATGGAACTCATGTTGCCGGAACAGTGGCGGGGCTGGGTGATGGGGTTAATACTTACGATGGGGTAGCTCCAAAGGCCTCACTCTATGCGTTGAAAGTTTTTGGGACATCTGGCTCGACCAGTGATTCGGTGGTGATTGCAGCCCTTGAGTATGCTGCTGATCCGAACGGCGATTTAGATCCTGCGGACAAGCTCGATGTGGTGAATTTATCGTTAGGAGGAGCCTTTGGCTCACCAAATAGCCTTTACGATATTGCTATGCGTAATCTAACCATTGGCCGTATCATGCCTGTGATCTCTGCTGGTAACTCGGGAGATCGACCCTATATTGTGGGGTCTCCGTCCACCACTGCTGAGTCCATATCCGTGGCAGCATCTGTAGATGCAATGGATCATAACTGGCGAAGTCCGGCATTAAAAGCAGGCTTTTCCGGTGGTGATGAGTCTGTGATGGGCTACGCACCGAGTGCTATTACCATTCCAGCTGATGGTTTTTCGGAAGCAAAGGCGTTGGTGGATCTTGGTCTAGGAACTTCGGCTCCTGATGATGATACAAAGGCAGATCTTTTGGGTAAATTTGCATTGATTTCAAGAGGAGAGACCAGTTTCTGTAGCAAAGGCCTCATAGCACAGGATGGAGGCGCCGCTGGCTTTGTTGTCTATAACAATGCAGCAGGAGATCCCATCACGATGGGTGGCGACTGCATGTTGCAAATTCCGGGTGTGATGATTTCCTTGGCAGATGGAGATGCTATTAAAGAAGCTATGAACGGCGGCGATGTGATGGTTACCTTAGATGCCGGCGTTTTTGAAGAAGCTCCAGAGAATATTGATAAGATTGCAGGTTTCTCTTCAAGGGGGCCTCGCTCGATAGATTCTTTGCTAAAGCCAGAAATTACTGCGCCAGGTGTTGAAATTGTTTCAGCAGCTGTAGGCAGTGGCTTTCGTGGAGTTCGATTTGGTGGCACATCCATGGCGGCACCACATGTCGCTGGTGCAGCAGCATTGTTACGACAGGCATTTCCAAATGCTAGTGTAGCAGAGCTAAAAAGTCGTATGATGAATACGTCTTTGACCATGAAGCAAGACGAAACAAATCTCTATCCTTTATCTCGACAGGGTGCTGGTCGTATCGATATCCTTCGTGCTGCGCAAACTCCTGCTACTGTTTCACCTTCGGCCTTATCCTTAGGGCAAGTGAGTGCCGGAGCGGAACGAGCCATTCGGGTTCAATTTAGGGTTGAAAATAGCTCGGACGAATCCCAAACTTTCCAGGTTCTAGCACAGTCTCTGTCCCCAGAGCTAAGAATGAGCTTCCCGTCTATGGTATCTGTGGGCGCAGGAGAAGCTACCATGGTGCGTGGTGATGTACATATCGAATCTCCATACAATGCTGTGCCTGTGACGGAGATTGACGGCTTTGTGAATCTTGTTCAGAATAGCTCGGTCGTGTTGAAAATTCCTGTTCACGGGGTTCGTGTGAAGGCTGCAGACATTCGGGCAGATAGGCTAACTGTGGCTTCGTCCAGTGTCGACTACGTTGACGCCCCCGCGCACACCAAGGTTTCTAACGATGGCAATGCGCCTGGTGAAGCTCTTATTTTCAATCTTCTTGCACAAGACGAACGTGCTGCAAGGAATCTAAAGTCATCAGATCGTACTTTCTGTGACCTTCAGAGTGTGGGGTACCGTGTGGTGGACGACTGGACATCACCATTGGGGGGACGCTATCTGGATATTGCCTTCAAGCTCTATAACCCTGTTACAGACTGGATATTCTGTCAGCCTACAGCACTCATAGACATGGATGGCGATGAGCTTGCAGATTTTGAGGTCTTTGGTTCTGATGTGCAGTCGTATTCCCTTCAAATAGCGAGTGAGGACAATACGAATAGTATCTTAGTTGATGCCGAGAGAATGCGTGACATTCGCCGTAACTATGATCTTAATTTCTTCCCAGGCCAAGAACTTGACTTTGGGGATGCGATCCTTGATCTTCAAGCCTACCAGACCTATAACTTCTCGACCGTAGCTATGCTTAGAATTAACCTAGAGGCTTTTGATAATCAATGGCAGGAAATGAAACTCATGCCCGGTGTATTAAGCTCATGGAGAGGACGTGCCGGAGATGATTTCGTTTCTAAGTGGCAGTCAGTGTACATAGATCCAGCAGAGTCTAGCTTCTTTAACTTTGATCCACAGTTCACAGTTCGGGCTGGAGACTTCGAAGATCTAGATTTGGTCAAAGGGATTGGTCAAGAGCCATTGATCTTATTCTACCCACAAAATGCTGCCAATTTCTCTGTTCAGCAAAATGATATGCAAAGCCAGGTTCTCAAGCCTCGCTATCAGTTCTAG